In Legionella cardiaca, a genomic segment contains:
- a CDS encoding response regulator — MENRHFHKIGLYTSQAKFYLPLLKLVLSQAKEIHIVLDGNFHVLIFNSKAEKLFSFPEKNMLGKHLFSVWKNEDLKTFLDMQIRMQYIACHPLKFNMMMGNKNIIWTISSLKVKDEILLFLSSPGFEKNGYNEETSDKKLFKNASHSIYSINKSGMILDCHSKKLNPKYFKISNMVKSPIENQIEIAKISSNVPIKNAPHVLLVEDNSIALHLIETIARKAGCQTEAAANGEQALELIKTNNFDLLITDIGLPGMSGDDLSRSIREWEKNSSSPKHIPIVGLTALPLSQAEEKCFNSGMDKILSKPIYSETFHALLADLLPPAGSKEAFSEESRSILEAGLPLKEAELFQLDEFLLLDINQGIKNIGNKQILKELLQVMAQKAIPEDRSYIQQAYKNKNWHKIEELAHKMKSGTIYCGTVRLQYACLYLERYQKSGQSILLEKLYQQLMYVMDETERYLTQWLISNRENYSPTD, encoded by the coding sequence ATGGAAAACAGGCACTTTCACAAGATTGGTTTATATACTTCGCAGGCTAAATTTTATCTCCCTCTATTAAAATTGGTACTTTCTCAAGCCAAAGAAATTCACATCGTTTTGGATGGCAATTTTCATGTATTAATATTTAACTCAAAAGCCGAGAAATTATTCAGTTTTCCTGAAAAAAACATGTTAGGGAAACACCTTTTTTCCGTCTGGAAAAATGAAGATCTAAAGACTTTTCTCGACATGCAAATTCGCATGCAATATATCGCCTGCCACCCTTTAAAATTCAACATGATGATGGGCAATAAAAATATCATCTGGACCATTTCTTCACTTAAAGTTAAAGATGAAATCTTATTGTTTTTATCTAGTCCTGGATTTGAGAAAAATGGTTACAATGAAGAAACTAGTGATAAAAAATTATTTAAAAATGCGTCACATAGTATTTACTCAATTAATAAGAGTGGTATGATTTTAGATTGTCATTCAAAAAAATTAAATCCAAAGTATTTCAAGATTAGTAATATGGTAAAATCCCCTATCGAAAACCAGATAGAAATTGCTAAAATTTCGTCAAATGTCCCTATTAAAAATGCCCCCCATGTTCTCCTTGTGGAAGATAATTCCATTGCTTTACATCTTATTGAAACGATTGCCCGGAAAGCGGGTTGCCAGACAGAAGCAGCTGCAAATGGCGAACAAGCATTAGAATTAATAAAAACAAATAATTTTGATTTGTTAATCACTGATATTGGCTTGCCTGGCATGTCAGGTGATGATTTAAGTCGCTCTATACGCGAATGGGAAAAAAACTCTTCGTCTCCTAAACATATACCTATAGTGGGCCTGACTGCACTTCCTCTTTCTCAAGCTGAAGAAAAATGTTTCAATTCTGGTATGGATAAGATCTTAAGTAAGCCTATTTATTCAGAAACATTTCATGCGCTATTAGCTGATTTACTACCACCAGCTGGCAGCAAAGAAGCGTTTAGTGAAGAATCGAGAAGTATTTTAGAGGCTGGTTTGCCGCTAAAAGAAGCTGAGTTATTTCAATTAGATGAATTTTTATTGCTTGATATTAATCAAGGCATAAAAAATATAGGAAATAAACAAATATTAAAAGAGTTACTGCAAGTGATGGCACAGAAAGCTATCCCAGAAGACCGCAGCTACATTCAGCAAGCCTATAAAAATAAAAATTGGCACAAAATTGAAGAATTAGCACACAAAATGAAATCTGGCACTATTTATTGTGGCACAGTACGCCTCCAATACGCATGTCTCTATCTTGAACGGTATCAAAAATCTGGTCAATCCATCTTATTAGAAAAACTCTATCAACAGTTAATGTATGTCATGGACGAAACGGAACGCTACCTTACACAATGGCTAATATCTAATAGAGAAAATTATTCTCCAACAGATTAA
- a CDS encoding response regulator, protein MSHALNKDEPKIIYQYFKDILEAMPNLLYIVDKNCTFVGANNNFLKLLGFNRLEDLVDKTYKEITHHFPWSEERTQLFKRDDINALLSSEPSYNVEEAPVINGEEVTYYLSTRIPLLDKNKTIEGLLVILTDVTEHKRLEEQLSKVKQQLQGENVKLQSSPKITNFANEKKIPKILMVEDNSIAQKATQALLMQLDCHVDVADSGDRAINLFEPGKYDLIFMDIGLEGTSGYVVSKEIRKKEKDSGYRVPIIALTGFEADIVKYDCVDYFMEGALTKPLTSEQAKQIIQHYIYDIDIPVRGLRSIKEAGN, encoded by the coding sequence ATGTCACACGCACTAAACAAGGATGAGCCTAAAATTATCTATCAATATTTTAAAGATATTCTTGAGGCCATGCCAAATCTTCTTTACATTGTAGACAAAAATTGCACATTTGTGGGCGCTAATAATAATTTTTTAAAACTTTTGGGTTTTAATCGGCTTGAGGATTTAGTCGACAAAACTTATAAAGAAATCACTCATCATTTTCCATGGTCTGAAGAGCGTACTCAGCTGTTTAAGCGCGATGATATCAATGCGTTGCTCTCCAGCGAACCCAGCTATAACGTTGAAGAAGCTCCAGTTATTAATGGCGAAGAGGTGACTTATTATTTATCAACAAGAATACCACTCTTGGATAAAAATAAGACCATTGAGGGCTTGCTGGTAATATTAACTGATGTCACAGAGCATAAGCGCTTAGAGGAACAATTAAGCAAAGTAAAACAACAGTTGCAAGGGGAGAATGTAAAACTCCAATCTTCACCCAAAATTACAAATTTTGCTAATGAAAAAAAAATTCCTAAAATTTTAATGGTAGAAGATAATTCTATTGCACAAAAAGCCACTCAAGCACTATTGATGCAATTGGATTGCCATGTTGATGTAGCTGATTCGGGTGATAGAGCGATTAACTTGTTTGAACCCGGAAAATATGACCTTATCTTCATGGATATAGGCTTAGAAGGTACTTCTGGCTATGTTGTATCAAAGGAAATCAGAAAAAAGGAAAAAGATTCCGGTTATCGTGTGCCCATTATTGCATTAACGGGATTTGAAGCAGACATTGTGAAATACGATTGTGTCGATTATTTCATGGAGGGGGCGCTCACCAAACCCTTAACCAGCGAGCAGGCAAAGCAAATTATTCAACACTATATTTATGATATTGATATTCCTGTTCGGGGGCTAAGAAGTATTAAGGAAGCAGGAAATTAA
- a CDS encoding GNAT family N-acetyltransferase, with translation MIFFKPLTNQDISILHAWLQLPHVQEFWDDGHRKLRQVKQHYLKYDNVIRFIVMIGGEPVGYIQRYPVEKNHPFWKYTQCFPSMGIDLFIGNLTFLGKGWSSKILSCFIKQYCAMAAEIIVDPETTNFKAIRSYHRLGFQNLVEITANKKKYQLMALERQMEHPNRIMIIGKPGSGKSTFALTLKRKLGLPVFHLDKFFFTANWVERNHDEFLSIQKALIAKTFWIIDGNSTQSFELRYRETDLCLYFNFPRWLCYWRIFKRFFKRNVSIDDRPSGCNNTIRWSLLKYLWNYETRVSSILKKLREQYTHVNFIELRSKKDLLALEKYILMLEK, from the coding sequence ATGATATTTTTTAAGCCCTTAACTAACCAAGATATATCCATTTTGCACGCCTGGCTTCAGCTTCCACATGTTCAAGAGTTCTGGGATGACGGTCATCGTAAATTGAGGCAAGTCAAACAACATTATTTAAAATATGATAATGTTATACGTTTTATTGTGATGATTGGCGGAGAACCCGTAGGCTATATACAGCGATATCCTGTCGAAAAAAACCATCCCTTCTGGAAATACACTCAATGCTTTCCCAGTATGGGTATTGATTTATTTATTGGAAACTTAACTTTCCTAGGTAAAGGATGGTCATCAAAGATTCTCAGTTGTTTCATCAAGCAATATTGTGCTATGGCTGCAGAGATTATCGTTGATCCTGAAACAACCAATTTTAAAGCAATCCGCAGCTATCATCGCCTTGGTTTTCAGAATCTTGTAGAAATCACCGCGAATAAAAAGAAATATCAATTAATGGCTCTTGAGCGTCAAATGGAGCACCCTAACCGAATTATGATTATTGGCAAACCTGGAAGCGGCAAATCAACCTTTGCCCTTACTTTAAAAAGAAAACTTGGATTACCAGTGTTTCACTTAGATAAATTTTTCTTTACTGCCAATTGGGTTGAGAGAAATCATGATGAGTTCCTATCTATCCAAAAGGCATTGATTGCCAAAACATTCTGGATTATCGATGGTAATTCAACTCAATCTTTTGAATTACGCTATCGTGAAACCGATTTATGTCTCTACTTTAATTTTCCTCGTTGGCTATGTTATTGGCGTATTTTCAAGCGATTCTTTAAAAGAAACGTCAGCATTGATGACAGGCCTTCTGGCTGTAACAATACAATCCGTTGGTCTCTATTAAAATACCTGTGGAATTATGAAACCAGGGTTAGCTCCATATTAAAAAAATTACGTGAACAGTACACTCATGTTAATTTTATTGAATTACGTTCAAAGAAAGATTTATTAGCGCTTGAAAAATATATACTCATGCTAGAAAAGTAA
- a CDS encoding iron-containing redox enzyme family protein, producing MSNTNVRKIPSTFAKFLEKIDDSYRQRMHMISLFDKTRTSKLSDGKKNFFAGVFYHLRGHFIEFMWYVANFSNDEYTKKIILENIHEELGPGTRFSHEKLYENFAKECQVDIHDEIVNETHYLPFAKEFNKGHLRWLATHDADERLATFAAYERLDNIDYHYLTGFAQSLNLSSSASAFFHVHMHVEHFESTIGKLAPIWEHSEDKVKNSFNFIYSHQLKMWEDFSDIIFA from the coding sequence ATGTCAAATACCAACGTCAGAAAAATACCATCAACCTTTGCTAAATTTCTCGAAAAAATAGATGATAGTTATCGTCAACGTATGCACATGATTTCTTTATTTGACAAAACGCGAACGAGCAAGCTTAGTGACGGTAAAAAAAATTTCTTTGCGGGGGTTTTTTACCATCTTCGCGGTCACTTTATTGAGTTTATGTGGTATGTGGCAAACTTTTCTAATGATGAGTATACAAAGAAAATTATTCTTGAAAATATTCATGAAGAATTGGGCCCTGGCACGCGTTTTTCTCATGAAAAACTCTATGAAAATTTTGCTAAAGAATGCCAAGTAGATATTCATGATGAGATTGTAAATGAAACTCACTATCTACCGTTTGCTAAAGAATTTAATAAAGGGCATTTACGTTGGCTTGCCACACATGATGCAGATGAACGTCTTGCTACCTTTGCTGCTTATGAGCGATTAGATAATATTGATTATCATTACTTAACAGGATTTGCACAGTCTTTGAATCTCTCTTCATCCGCCTCTGCTTTTTTTCATGTACATATGCATGTTGAACATTTTGAATCAACAATAGGGAAATTAGCACCTATTTGGGAACATTCTGAAGATAAGGTTAAAAACTCGTTTAATTTTATTTACTCGCATCAATTAAAAATGTGGGAGGACTTTTCTGATATTATTTTTGCATAA
- a CDS encoding sensor histidine kinase, which yields MRALKRTLLFIYLYLAKQTEEASHQITLFAIVMMINFPLFGVLWKFEIFQVSEEFVLRIIATALCALLATHQFWPGRILKILPFLWYITLLFCLPFFFTYLTLLNHGSTLWLMNCVSAIFFLLLVTSALNALILLFLGVGLAFISYFYLMGNTVVYLPGNVSIYSLIITFAAAAIIGALFARDRELIQEGKISGMRLLAGSIAHDLRTPLASIHLQAELQEMFVEKLKNPKVRKHLKESLHKITRGIEMSNQLISMQLNNIQRDKFDTKDFLILPIKELLERALEEYPLKKGQKELIHLNLETNFSIWIEEVAFKNLIWNLLKNSLDFIDEIGKGEITIWLVTGEEKDDFNYLHIKDTAKGIKNPEKIFESFYSSRKGGTGVGLAYCKLLMTAAGGDIFCKGKPNEYAHFILKFPKVD from the coding sequence ATGAGGGCACTTAAAAGAACTCTGCTTTTTATTTATTTGTATTTAGCAAAGCAGACGGAAGAAGCAAGCCATCAAATTACTTTATTTGCCATCGTTATGATGATCAATTTCCCTTTATTTGGTGTACTGTGGAAATTTGAGATATTTCAAGTCAGCGAAGAGTTTGTGCTTCGAATCATAGCAACTGCTCTTTGTGCGCTATTGGCAACACACCAATTTTGGCCTGGACGAATACTTAAAATATTGCCATTTCTTTGGTATATCACTTTATTATTTTGTTTGCCGTTTTTTTTCACCTACTTAACCTTGCTTAATCATGGTTCAACTTTATGGTTAATGAATTGTGTCTCTGCCATTTTCTTTTTGCTTTTAGTAACCAGCGCTCTTAATGCTCTGATTCTCTTATTTTTAGGAGTAGGGTTAGCGTTTATCAGTTATTTTTATTTAATGGGCAATACAGTGGTTTATCTGCCCGGAAATGTCTCAATTTATAGTCTGATTATTACCTTTGCTGCTGCAGCAATTATTGGTGCCTTGTTTGCACGAGACAGGGAGTTAATTCAGGAAGGAAAAATTTCAGGAATGCGTTTATTAGCCGGTAGTATCGCCCACGACCTGCGCACACCACTAGCGAGTATTCATTTGCAGGCAGAATTACAGGAAATGTTTGTTGAAAAACTTAAAAATCCTAAAGTACGTAAGCATCTGAAGGAAAGTCTTCATAAGATCACTCGTGGTATTGAAATGAGTAATCAATTAATTAGCATGCAATTAAATAATATTCAGCGTGATAAATTCGATACTAAAGATTTTTTAATCTTACCGATTAAAGAGTTATTGGAAAGAGCTTTGGAGGAATATCCTTTAAAAAAAGGACAAAAAGAATTAATTCATTTGAATTTGGAAACAAATTTTTCCATATGGATTGAGGAAGTAGCCTTCAAAAATTTAATCTGGAATCTATTAAAAAATAGCTTGGATTTTATCGATGAAATTGGAAAAGGCGAGATTACTATTTGGCTCGTTACTGGTGAGGAAAAGGATGATTTTAATTATTTGCATATTAAGGATACGGCTAAGGGCATTAAAAATCCCGAAAAAATTTTTGAAAGTTTTTATTCAAGTCGTAAGGGAGGAACAGGGGTAGGACTAGCATATTGCAAATTATTGATGACTGCTGCGGGCGGCGATATATTTTGTAAGGGAAAGCCTAATGAGTATGCGCATTTTATTTTGAAATTTCCTAAAGTTGATTAG